In the Malus domestica chromosome 16, GDT2T_hap1 genome, one interval contains:
- the LOC103408599 gene encoding bet1-like SNARE 1-1 isoform X2, giving the protein MNYRREHRSSKASLLDGLEEGGLRASSSSYSHDFNEHDNDKAVKSLQDRVVFLKRLTGDIHEEVESHNRLLDRMGNSMDVSRGILSGTMDRFKMVFEKKSSRRMCVLVAYFVVFFLIIYFLFRIRKYFMHS; this is encoded by the exons ATGAATTACAGAAG ggagCACCGTTCCTCCAAAGCGTCTCTTTTAGATGGCCTTGAGGAAGGTGGTCTTAgggcctcctcctcctcatacTCCCATGACTTTAATGAGCATGACAATGACAAAGCCGTGAAAAGTTTACAAGATAGAGTTGTTTTTCTGAAGAGA TTAACAGGTGATATTCATGAAGAGGTGGAGAGTCATAATCGCTTGCTTGACCGAATG GGCAATAGCATGGATGTGTCAAGGGGTATATTGTCTGGAACAATGGATAGATTTAAAATG GTATTTGAGAAAAAATCAAGCCGGAGAATGTGTGTACTTGTGGCATATTTTGTGGTTTTCTTCTTAATCATATACTTTCTATTTAG GATTCGCAAATACTTCATGCATAGCTGA
- the LOC103408599 gene encoding bet1-like SNARE 1-1 isoform X1: protein MINCLSPVLWEHRSSKASLLDGLEEGGLRASSSSYSHDFNEHDNDKAVKSLQDRVVFLKRLTGDIHEEVESHNRLLDRMGNSMDVSRGILSGTMDRFKMVFEKKSSRRMCVLVAYFVVFFLIIYFLFRIRKYFMHS, encoded by the exons ATGATTAACTGTCTTTCTCCAGTTCTTTG ggagCACCGTTCCTCCAAAGCGTCTCTTTTAGATGGCCTTGAGGAAGGTGGTCTTAgggcctcctcctcctcatacTCCCATGACTTTAATGAGCATGACAATGACAAAGCCGTGAAAAGTTTACAAGATAGAGTTGTTTTTCTGAAGAGA TTAACAGGTGATATTCATGAAGAGGTGGAGAGTCATAATCGCTTGCTTGACCGAATG GGCAATAGCATGGATGTGTCAAGGGGTATATTGTCTGGAACAATGGATAGATTTAAAATG GTATTTGAGAAAAAATCAAGCCGGAGAATGTGTGTACTTGTGGCATATTTTGTGGTTTTCTTCTTAATCATATACTTTCTATTTAG GATTCGCAAATACTTCATGCATAGCTGA
- the LOC103408599 gene encoding bet1-like SNARE 1-1 isoform X4 has protein sequence MINCLSPVLWEHRSSKASLLDGLEEGGLRASSSSYSHDFNEHDNDKAVKSLQDRVVFLKRLTGDIHEEVESHNRLLDRMGNSMDVSRGILSGTMDRFKMDSQILHA, from the exons ATGATTAACTGTCTTTCTCCAGTTCTTTG ggagCACCGTTCCTCCAAAGCGTCTCTTTTAGATGGCCTTGAGGAAGGTGGTCTTAgggcctcctcctcctcatacTCCCATGACTTTAATGAGCATGACAATGACAAAGCCGTGAAAAGTTTACAAGATAGAGTTGTTTTTCTGAAGAGA TTAACAGGTGATATTCATGAAGAGGTGGAGAGTCATAATCGCTTGCTTGACCGAATG GGCAATAGCATGGATGTGTCAAGGGGTATATTGTCTGGAACAATGGATAGATTTAAAATG GATTCGCAAATACTTCATGCATAG
- the LOC103408599 gene encoding bet1-like SNARE 1-1 isoform X3 — MINCLSPVLWEHRSSKASLLDGLEEGGLRASSSSYSHDFNEHDNDKAVKSLQDRVVFLKRLTGDIHEEVESHNRLLDRMGNSMDVSRGILSGTMDRFKMVFEKKSSRRMCVLVAYFVVFFLIIYFLFR, encoded by the exons ATGATTAACTGTCTTTCTCCAGTTCTTTG ggagCACCGTTCCTCCAAAGCGTCTCTTTTAGATGGCCTTGAGGAAGGTGGTCTTAgggcctcctcctcctcatacTCCCATGACTTTAATGAGCATGACAATGACAAAGCCGTGAAAAGTTTACAAGATAGAGTTGTTTTTCTGAAGAGA TTAACAGGTGATATTCATGAAGAGGTGGAGAGTCATAATCGCTTGCTTGACCGAATG GGCAATAGCATGGATGTGTCAAGGGGTATATTGTCTGGAACAATGGATAGATTTAAAATG GTATTTGAGAAAAAATCAAGCCGGAGAATGTGTGTACTTGTGGCATATTTTGTGGTTTTCTTCTTAATCATATACTTTCTATTTAGGTAA